The proteins below come from a single Triticum aestivum cultivar Chinese Spring chromosome 5D, IWGSC CS RefSeq v2.1, whole genome shotgun sequence genomic window:
- the LOC123120419 gene encoding probable inactive serine/threonine-protein kinase bub1, whose protein sequence is MAAAADHQHGHIDKEKEKELLSSVVGDIRCYSGSDPLRPWLRGIRRLEGSLPPATLREKLPRFLQKCAEEFQDEPRYRDDPRYLRVWIQMMDYVKDAKPLLKKLERNRIGLKRAAFYMAYAIYYEKRRRFQEAEQMYRVGIQNLAEPIEELHKSHDQFIYRMELYRKRKDKEGMPSRVKPLPRCANQVDGQSRNYTELKSNPVQKLGSSSNSSLCRYPPLGHAKDGVPSRGTSGDNKNLSRCNSDDTVVVRFVGSALVGKSETEDACHHGLVEPTINLKEAMDDINSMFLEPVEPETMLKKRSKRDQPKFNQQAGALHIFVDEELNSSDSNILHGKNTKSVHPKFSQQTSAFEIFVDEDCPNGTNQNVGQNRKSNKENSQQTSGFEIFVDENEPKGNDQNVMCHKNTKCPRALRDSARQQGTGDFQKPFVGGFAILADDEDEQCANNDDGVRINSRSMHPHNKLTMLHAEQADKETRHGEGENPLNFGLREDTIIHRFVGSAVVDEPKVENACHHGLVDPTINLKEAMSDINNMFGKPLNFQDGKKPNRKTNAVSERKAAPVSGFCILADDDISKDPAAKDKSSNSCTFGSESGLFEPTITTRDVMSEINDMFGMSLDF, encoded by the exons ATGGCCGCGGCCGCCGACCACCAGCACGGCCACAtcgacaaggagaaggagaaggagctcCTCTCATCGGTGGTTGGTGACATACGCTGTTACTCCGGTTCCGACCCCCTCCGCCCATGGCTCCG GGGGATCCGGAGGCTGGAGGGGTCGCTGCCGCCGGCGACGTTGCGGGAGAAGCTGCCGAGGTTCCTCCAGAAGTGCGCCGAAGAGTTCCAGGACGAGCCCCGGTACCGCGACGACCCGCGATACCTCCGCGTCTGGATCCAGATG ATGGACTATGTGAAGGACGCAAAGCCATTGCTGAAGAAGTTGGAGAGGAACAGAATAGGCCTCAAGAGAGCTGCGTTTTATATGGCTTATGCGATATATTATGAGAAGCGTAGGAGGTTTCAGGAGGCAGAGCAGATGTACCGCGTGGGAATCCAGAA CCTTGCAGAGCCTATCGAGGAGTTACACAAATCACATGATCAATTTATCTATCGCATGGAGTTATACCGGAAGAGGAAAGATAAA GAAGGAATGCCCAGCAGAGTTAAACCACTTCCTAGATGTGCAAACCAAGTTGATG GTCAAAGCAGAAATTATACAGAACTTAAGTCCAATCCTGTGCAAAAATTGGGAAGTAGTTCAAATTCTTCATTGTGCCGTTATCCTCCATTAGGTCATGCTAAAGATGGTGTACCATCCAGAGGCACCTCAGGAGATAACAAGAATTTGTCTCGTTGTAATAGTGATGATACTGTAGTTGTACGATTTGTTGGCTCTGCATTGGTTGGAAAGTCAGAAACTGAAGATGCTTGTCATCATGGCCTTGTTGAACCAACTATAAACTTGAAGGAGGCTATGGATGACATCAATAGCATGTTTCTAGAGCCAGTGGAACCCGAGACAATGCTCAAGAAACGCTCAAAGCGTGATCAACCAAAGTTTAATCAGCAGGCAGGTGCACTTCATATCTTTGTTGATGAAGAACTTAACAGTAGTGATTCAAACATTCTCCATGGCAAGAACACAAAGTCAGTCCATCCAAAGTTCAGTCAACAAACAAGTGCATTTGAAATATTTGTTGATGAAGATTGTCCTAATGGTACCAACCAAAATGTGGGCCAAAACAGGAAAAGTAACAAGGAAAACAGTCAGCAAACAAGTGGGTTTGAAATCTTTGTTGATGAAAATGAGCCTAAGGGCAATGATCAAAATGTCATGTGTCACAAGAACACTAAGTGTCCTCGAGCATTACGTGATTCAGCAAGGCAGCAGGGCACAGGTGACTTCCAAAAGCCATTTGTGGGAGGGTTTGCAATATTGGCGGATGATGAAGATGAACAATGTGCGAACAATGATGATGGTGTTAGGATAAATTCCAGAAGTATGCATCCTCATAATAAGCTTACTATGCTCCATGCAGAACAAGCTGATAAAGAAACAAGACATGGCGAAGGTGAGAATCCTTTAAATTTTGGACTTCGAGAAGACACAATCATTCATAGGTTTGTGGGATCTGCTGTTGTTGATGAGCCTAAAGTGGAAAATGCATGCCACCATGGGTTAGTTGATCCAACTATCAATTTGAAGGAGGCTATGTCTGATATAAACAACATGTTTGGAAAACCACTGAACTTCCAGGATGGTAAAAAACCGAACAGGAAAACGAATGCAGTATCAGAGAGAAAAGCAGCTCCTGTTTCTGGTTTCTGCATATTAGCTGATGATGACATTAGCAAGGACCCTGCTGCTAAAGACAAATCAAGCAATTCCTGTACATTTGGATCTGAGAGTGGTCTATTTGAGCCCACTATCACTACCCGCGACGTCATGTCGgagatcaatgatatgtttggaaTGTCACTTGACTTCTAA